From the Hemicordylus capensis ecotype Gifberg chromosome 1, rHemCap1.1.pri, whole genome shotgun sequence genome, the window aaaaacaaagtaaaaatccAGAAGGGGCTCAGCTTTTCTTTTTCTCGAGCTGAATCCAAGAGAACAAGAACCATAGCAAAAACAGCTTATCAATGAAGCAGCGTATCAATTGAAGCACAAAAGGTGAATATAAAACCTAGTTTTACAACCAATTTGAAAAGCAGTTACCAGAATGGAAGTAGTAAGAGGGAGCTCAAGAGGTCACTCCCATGAACCTTGGAGACTTGCAACTTTCTTCTTTACCAACATTAAAGTTCTGTTCAACAATATGAAGGATTGAGAATATCCTCCATCAATTATCCAGCTCTCACTGCACAGAAAGTAAACTAAGTTTAACCAAAGCAAAATTATAAACACCAGTCTCCTCCTGTATTTGTTATTGTCAATAATCCCTTAAGAAATAATAGCATGTGTGTCCTGAGGGTGCATGAAGATCCTCTTGACAGGGCTGATATTGGCTATTAGCATGAAGCTCATTCAATTTTCCCCTCGGGACAATGGTTTAACCGTTGATTTGTAGATATCCCTCCCATGAAGCTTCCTGTGCTCAGCTGGAACATGGCAACAGTGCCCAGACGCACTGACCTGCATATTCGTGGAAGTCAAGAACTTTTAATACATGGAAGATTATGAAGATCCTTTGTCCAATTTTACTCAACTTTCCATAACTAGTTCTTTGAAGTGGATGCCTTCCATGCCACATTCATTGCCATGCGGGTTGTGGAATCTACAGCTCTGAATGCAACCACTACTGAGTACCAACCTTTCCCATTCCCCAACCCAAAGTAAGGGATTCTACTGAAGAGATACCATTGCCCTCTCACCTAAAACAGAATCACTAGACTAGCTATTGGGTGCAGAAACTCCTCCCTGTGAACACACCAAATACCCTCATAGTGTCTCCCTATTTCAGGGGCCTCGTGATTCAGGTGGCAATCTTAGTTACTCCAGGTTCATACGTCACCCAACCAGATATGCACGTATAACAGAAGGAACAAAAAGACTCATTGCTCATGTCCTGCAGCAGTGGTGCTTCCCCACCCTCCCCTTGTTGGTATGAAAAGCCAACATTTTCTTAACACAACACAAAACATAACCACAGAAAACCTATACTGGAAGAAATACATATATGTGGTCTCAATCCTCACCTCTATAAAAATTGGCAACCCAGGAACATATCCCAATGAACTTGCACATACTCAGTCTTGCACATGTCACACACAGTCTGTAAAGTGCCTCCAAGCTAACAGGATCCAGGGAGAAGAAGAGTGTGGCAGAGGAGAGAGAATTCCGATCACCCAAGCCACACACTCCTGTCCAGAGGGGGTAACTGGTGAAGAAAGCAAaagcttgcagctgagcccaagCTGAAACTGATGGATGTCACCAAAGACTGAGCAGTAAGCAAAGAGGAGTAATTGGTGTTTGAGGAAGCGAAGTTGTGAAAGGCAGAGGTGTTAaagggcggggagtgggggggaagcaCACAGACCCACTACCAAGCCACCAACATTAGCCAAAGCCCTGAAGATTCTTCCTGACTGAGTGGGATGCAAAGGTAGTGTACACATAGCAATGATAGTAAAGAACTGCAGGAAGGCTGTCTAACCCTAATCACAATTGGTCAGAAGTAGATAAAAATAAGGAAAGGACTATCTAGCACAGTGCTGTCAGTAAAGGTGCAGGGCATTGCACAAGTAGAGGAAGACTTAAGTGGCCTGCTTCATAGAAGAACCATCAAGAGAGGAGGGGGCTGCCCAAGCCCCTGATCCCTCAAAGAACTCATAGCTGCAGTGCAGCCTAACTGAtccacagcagtgctggatgCCACAGGAGGAATGGTAAGTGATGCAGACAGTCCAGGTATGAGGAAGGACATGTTCCATTTGCTCTCGGGCAGCACCCAATGACAGCAGTCTCAGTACTTGGGCACTTTGGTGTAGTCTTCAGTGTGAATGTTTTTGCAGAGGCAAATGGAGAGCACCATTCCCAGCAGCTGCAAGAGGGGGGGAAAAGATGACAGGTCAGCCTAGGACAAGtatggaaagaaaaagaagccctgctgctcttgcccatGATTGCAATGCAACACAGGTCTAAGTTCAGTATATGTGCCATATTTATCTCCTCAGCCTATAAACCCAATTTCCTCTGCTGTCAAAAATTAAGACTGTAAGTGCAGAGATTTGTCTTTTGCTTATGCGTCTCtgtaaaacatgttaaaaatgtaGAGTGTGTAATATACATTAATATATGTAAAGTGATACTATCAGATTGATTATTCTGATATACTCCATTTTTCTGCTACTAAGACACCATATAACAAACTATACCATGCCACACATATAATAATCTTTGCATATTAAATCATAAAAAACAGCAACATCCCATCAAAAAGCATCAGAACTTGTCCATATGGACCAATGAAAAACCAAAATGAAAAATATGACTGCTGCAGTCAGTCATACTCAACTGCCCCAGGAGAAAGCAAGCAAAGATGGAGCAAGGCAGATCTCTCCTGGaaccatcctctataataaagagcttgagtgtgatcccgtgctgcccgtgtctttcttggcagttctgggcatgcgcggagcgcatgcccagaactgccgagaaagatacggccgcccagaaacgggcggccatgttggccaaatcgtcccaaacaattgccgccgccgccctcccgcccgccgGCCCTCCGAGCTGCCCGGGTCCTcctcacctgccccccccccatgattaagggccaattcgggccaaacaattgccgccgccacccggccgccctcccagctgcccgagtcctcctcaaccccggcccgcgtcagtcgggcgatcTTAGACCAtgttctgagaaggagagaggagctcgcaaacagagctcctctctctgcaaaggctgtgcccgaactggcgctatggacgcaaaggatgcaacaggtgtcctttgcgcccaaagcgccagttcgggcagagcctttgcagagagaggagctctgtttgcgagctcctctctccttctcagaatatggtctaagatcgcccgactgacgcgggccagggttgaggaggactcgggcagctgggagggcggccgggcggcggcggcaattgtttggcccgaattggcccttaatcatgggggcgggcaggtgaggaggactcgggcagctgggagggcgggggcaattgtttgggccgatttggcccttaatcaggtggggggggggcggaggaagaaggcataaaggggggaaaaaactagcgcccattattataaTGGGCTGAAACATACTAGTGTTCTATAATCATAGTGCACTGCATAAAAAAAGAATCATTGTTGTGCCCACCTGACATACATCTAGATGGCAACAGTATTTCAGCATCTAGGAAATCCAAATAAGGAGAGATACTTTTGTTgaactgctggacttggacctGGGTTCAAGTCACACAGCTCTCACTGGCTCATAGCACACCCTTGGGCAGGTTACTAGTCTCCTCAATTCATTATcagaaatgtttttgttttgttattcccAAACACTTTTAGTGTGCAGTTTCCAGGAAAGTGGGACATTTAAACGGAGTGAAGCTGGGGAGACATCTGTGTCcaaaaaagcctttttaaaaacagcaacaacaaaagtagTAACAAGCCCCATCAGTTACTTCCATCTCACAGTAATTGCCATCtggaagggatgtgcacagaactggtccagcactccttttctggaacaCCGAACCAATTCGAACAtgggggctctgtgtgtgtgtgtgtgtgtgtgtgtgtgtgtgtgtgtgtgtgtgtgtatataactttaagaggcagggaaggcactgcctacctgccagcccccgccctGCTGCTCTTCCGTCACCTGCACTATCTCCAAAAGTGCACATGCAGgactgcagcattcctccctgcaccCCATTCTGTGTCACCAAGCAAATGGCTGACACGCACATGCATCTGTCATTTGTGTGGTGACAAAGAACAGGGCACAGGGAGGAACGCCGGTGGAGTGGAGGTTGGCAaataggcagcaccttccctgcctcttaaagttacgcccccccccccccgggagtgcacggaactggttctgtgcacatccctaccagctggCTTTGACAAGACCCCAAATACAGCAGGAAATAAAGCATGGGAAaagcaattcatgtttgctagaGGCAATATGCAGTAAGTGTTTTGGGCGACCATCCATCAGTTCAGTGACTGGAATGTTAGTGGATGGGTAGACATTACAATAAGAATGCTAAAAGACAGGTCAGTTCCACACACCACAGCTCTGCTCCACCCAACTTGTAAGGTTATGGTCAAGTCTTTGTGTACACTTGTACAGGATAATTTTCAGCAGATGGGGTGTGTCCACCCCTCATCGGCCACCCTGTTCACCTGCCACTGAAAGGAGAGAGCAATTATGGGGCCAGGAAGAGTCCTCTCACCCTGCTGCCCTCACTTTTAAGTCCACAGAGAGCAAATCCAGGGTAAAACAATGAAACGAAGCTTACCTCAATAAAAGCAACCCCCGAGCAGACGCCAAGAATGACACCAAGGTTATCTTTTACCCAGATCTTCACACCTGTCTGGCACTcctaaaaaccaacacaaaaacagTACAAGAAGCTGTAGTTACAAAGTATTTAAGCGTATGAATGTGACTCCCCAAAGGAGGGAGcacactagagcaggggttcccaacctttgtctcagatgttgttcaacAATAACAACCATCGCCCTAgacacaatggccattgtggctagggataatgggagttgtattccatcATAATATGGGAACcgaaggctgggaacccctgatgtaggAGAGCTGGAATTTGAGAGGACTTCCATCCCTAATTAGCATGCATCCACAAACTCAGTGACCAGCTCACCAATGGCAAGTGCCCCTGGCACTCAGGAGACATAGCACCACATGGATCTCCTCTCCGGAGGTATCATTTCTAATGCCAGTTTTGAGAATGAGAGAAGCAGCAGGAATCCCTTTTGTGCAGTAAGGGAGGGCTCCCATCATTTCTTAGCCTCTCTAAAGCCCCGCTTCACTCCCAGGTCCTCTGCCTGTGTGTCCAAGGATTTGGAGGAAAGAGGGGGTTAGTggcacaaataatggctggctagtgagctaatccCAAATTTGTGGACCCCTGCTATTTAGCGATTTCAGAAAAAGAACCAACTAATGGGAAGCATGCAAGTCAGAGCACTCTCCATTTATTCCACATGAACTTCTCTAGGTTGTTTCCAATGAAAGTTAGTCATAACCGAGTTCCATTGAAATAAGTGGTACTTCGGTCTGTCTTGAATCCTTAATATGAATGGTGCTTAATTGCAACTTAGTTGCAACTTCATATGCAACTCAGTGAAAACGGATGCCAATAAGAACTGTGCTACTGAAATCAGACCAAGCGTCCATCTGCTCTAGCCTTCCACTTCTATCAGCAGCTTGCCAGTAGTTAGGTACCTCTTAGAAGCTCATAAGCAGGCCATGAAGGCAATGACTATTCCTGTAAATCTGTACTTAGGAACATGGTCCTTTTAGCTAATAGTTGTTTATATTCTCATTGAATATATATTATTTAATACACATCATAAGAATGTTGATTAGACTTGCATACTTCAATAGAAATTTCCCAGTGTGAACCCTGGGGCTGTTTTCAAAGACAGCTGGGAAACCCAACAGCTAAAAGGAGAGTGTCCCCTGGTTTTCAAGCCTGCCCCTTCAATCATAAAGGAAATTtgttatagtttttaaaaagaaaattataaaTTCTATATGCTGTGTTGAGTTAGGCTCTTATGGGAAGCTGCCAGCTATGTCCATAATGGAATAGGAAGCATGATCTATTCTTGGCATTTTCCAGCTCCACATCTCTTTTTAAGTAATCTGGAAGGCTCCAATAGGAATCTCTCATGTGGGCTTCATAAAGTTAGATGTACGCACCTGGTTGTGAACTGGCCAGACATCAGATGTTGAATTTACAGGAATACTGAAGTCACAGAAGCCCCCATTTTTACTGGAGTCAGACTCAATACTGCAAGAGCAAGGGTAGTAGGTCTGGTTGCTCTTCAGGAGGATTGTGTTGTTTTTCCAGTCATCTGGTCCATTCCATCCACAGCAAGACAGCTATATTTAAGGAGATAAAACATTCAGCATATCCCTCCTTTAAACAATATCAAGTTCATTCTGCTTGAGAGGGCTGCTCCCAGGCCAGTCTCATCTGCTCAGAACCCAAGGAAGGCACTATTGCAAGGCACTGATGCAAGAAACAGGATGGATACCCAGCCTTTTTTGTGGATTTTGATTGGCTGTGAAAAAGGAAGTAGTGACAGCATATGGTGCTAAGACTCCGAGAAGCACCTTACATCTAGTGCCCACTAAAGTAATAAACCTGTGTCCGGGCAGTATCACTTCAGCTTGATTCAGGTGTAGTGGTATCTGAATGTGTCTCATCTAGACCGCAAATGAAACCATCCTAGTTGTAAGTTGTTTGCACCCATTTTTACGCTAAAGAGAGTTCATTAATGGATTATGTACACATTCCACTCTGTAAGTATACATTGCCTTGGATCTTCAAAGTGGTAGTTTAAAATTACACTGGAGGCAACACAATAGTTTAGTTTACTCAATGCCATCTCAAAACAGCACCTGGCATTCTGGTGACAATAACTGCAAGTCACCAAAAGATGGAGCCCTTTTATTTTCCTCTCCCTTCGCAAGTGGGTGAAACAGGCATAGCGGTTAACTGGGAAAGCAATTTATTTAAGTTGAAAGCCCCACAGCCAGAAAAGGTCTTATGTATTTACCCACAGAATTGTGTAGGACACAGCCTGTTCCCTACTTGCAACATAATTTGAATCAGGAAATTGTAAGTTCCCAAAAGGCAAACACTTAGTGGTGGGCAATGATCTGGAAGAACTCAAGCCTGAactgggcttggcctgctctAGTTTCATTCCTCCCTTCCTGGTTCACCATAGTTTGCACAAAGAGACCATgtgaggtggcggcagcagcagaaaaagTCCATGAACTCAGGCCTTAACCTACATAGGTACAAAAGACTTGTTCATGTTTAGttggaaatatttttattttttgaagtttaGGGAGAGTATGGTAAAACTGTCAAGGCAACAGCTAACGTCTTAATTTGGGAACAGGAGTGTATTCTAAACTATTTAATGTACAATACTTGGGTTGAACTGTTCTTGAAAATGCTCGTGCTGATcaagctgaagcatttttttATTGCTCAAGAACAGGATCTGACAtttgatcattttttaaaaaatcatgataaTCCCTAAATTTGACTAGTAATATTCTCAAGAGGAATTAAGCTACTTGTCAAGTCTACAGGTACAGGAGATACATAAGCTGTACATCTGGGAAAATAGATATTTGTATAATTTTCAAGCATGATAGCGTGCATACATACTCTATGTGCCCATGTAGGGCAATTGTGTGTGATCTTTGTCTATGTCTTCCATAGCTCACAGCAGTacaaaaagagaaagcaaaaaatGAAGTCTAAAACAGGAGAGCATGGACTAGGCCAATATTTATTGTGGAATGGCCTTTCACAGGCAGGCGACTACTTGCCAATTGCATAAAGTTGGATTTGGTTTTCAAAGCTGATATAATGTGAGGAGCAGCACTGTGAGGCATAACTATAACACATCACCTCAAGTAGGGCAGATTAAAGAGCCCAATGATAACCTCTCTTTGCTTGTAGCCAATTTCTAACACCACCACATATTTATGTCAAGACCTCTGGGTGGGTATGTCCAAAACACCACACCATCACTAAAGTAAAGGTTGCCAATATGACTCCCTTGCAACATGGGTTGGCTGATCTCACCTGCTCATCTCATCAACTCTCTCATGGgaacttacctgtaactggacaTAGTCCCATGCATCTTCAATGGTCCTATTGGTTTCATCATTAGGATTGTAGTTCCGGATGAGGCCAACGACGATATCAGACATTTCATTTCTGAGCTGGCAGAGTGAACACAAAAAGTTTCAGCATTGATTTCTTGGAGTTTGcacttcagatttttaaaaggtagttTAACCCAGATGAACTTTAGCAACACATGCAAGTTAATAATATTCTACTTGTTTCAATCACATCCCATAACAAAGGTACAAGAACAGCTAAGCTTAACACACAATAGAGATATACAAGATCCAAACAGACTGAACTTCTTAGGAGAATAATTAGATTTGCATAGATCCAAATGACAAATCAAGGATGTGTCTGTCAGCCAAGTTTGACAGTATTTTAATACTAAAAGCGAAGGTTGCACTCCTCTGTGGGATATGCAAGTTAAAATTGCCAAGTCCTAACTGAAGGTTCAAGTCACATTTaccaggcagcaacagcagaacaGCTTCCCTGTGGCTTCTTTCCATGCTACCCTGAGACTATCTGGATATAGAAGCAAGGGCCAATTTTCAGGTGGAAGGAACAGTCAAGTGGCCTGCCCACTTGGTCCCAGCATCTAAGCAAACCTTGAGCAGTAGAGAGATGCTCTGACATGGTTAAGGGTATACTGAGCCTCAGAAATCTGCAAGACTCATAGCATGAGCCTCCTGCAATCCAGCTGGAAGCCTCACCTCCCCCATAGCTGTGGTCCATCTACCTCTTCTCCAAATTCACACTGAGTGTGCAGAGACCCATGGCTCTGAAGATTACTGCATACTTgctggcaaaaaaacaaaagacCTGAAGGGTTTTTCTGTTTTTGTGAATTTGGTTAAACACCAAAAGACATCTTGCTTTTTGATCAGCATCACTAGCAGTCTACTAAGAAGCAAGCAGTGGTTTATGAATAATTATCACCAGCCCCCAGGGAGAagagtgagccagtgtggtgtagtggttagagtgctggactaggattggggagacccaagttcaaatccccattcagccatgatacttgctgtgtgactctgggccagtcacttctctctcagcctagcctacttcacagggttgttgtgaaagagaaacttaagtatgtagtaccccgctctgggctccttggaggaagagcaggatataaatgtagtagtagtaataataa encodes:
- the CD82 gene encoding CD82 antigen; the encoded protein is MGSGCLKVTKYFLFLFNLLFFILGAVILGFGIWILVDKSSFISVLQNSSHSLKVGAFILIGVGSVTMLMGFLGCIGAVNEIRCLLGLYFTCLLLILLAQIAVGVLIYTQQETLRNEMSDIVVGLIRNYNPNDETNRTIEDAWDYVQLQLSCCGWNGPDDWKNNTILLKSNQTYYPCSCSIESDSSKNGGFCDFSIPVNSTSDVWPVHNQECQTGVKIWVKDNLGVILGVCSGVAFIELLGMVLSICLCKNIHTEDYTKVPKY